One genomic window of Falco cherrug isolate bFalChe1 chromosome 20, bFalChe1.pri, whole genome shotgun sequence includes the following:
- the LOC129734377 gene encoding feather keratin Cos1-2-like, protein MSCCNPCQSCQPCGPTPLASSCNEPCCRQCQDSVVVIQPSAVVVTLPGPILSSFPQNTAVGSSTSAAVGSILSCEGVPINSGGFDLSCITSRYCGSRCRPC, encoded by the coding sequence ATGTCCTGCTGCAACCCGTGCCagtcctgccagccctgcggcCCGACCccgctggccagcagctgcaacgagccctgttgcaggcagtgccaggactCCGTCGTCGTCATCCAGCCCTCCGCCGTGGTGGtgaccctgcccggccccatcctcagctccttcccgcagAACACCGCCGTGGGCTCCTCCACCTCCGCTGCCgttggcagcatcctcagctgtGAGGGAGTGCCCATCAACTCCGGGGGCTTTGACCTCTCCTGCATCACCAGCCGCTACTGCGGCAGCAGGTGTCGCCCCTGCTAA
- the LOC129734375 gene encoding feather keratin Cos1-2-like, whose protein sequence is MPCHYRGCFRSLAACRKIAAYAAAALALRQRGASIKASPTDGSLSRFRHLLLLGNQVHLQPQAMSCCNPCQSCQPCGPTPLASSCNEPCCRQCQDSVVVIQPSAVVVTLPGPILSSFPQNTAVGSSTSAAVGSILSCEGVPINSGGFDLSCITSRYCGSRCRPC, encoded by the exons ATGCCATGTCATTACCGGGGATGTTTCCGTTCATTAGCAGCATGCCGGAAAATTGCTGCTTATGCAGCGGCTGCCTTGGCCCTGAGGCAGCGTGGGGCCAGTATAAAAGCCAGCCCAACTGATGGCTCTCTCAGCCGCTTCCGTCACCTCCTTCTCCTTGGGAACCAG gtgcacctccagccccaagccATGTCCTGCTGCAACCCGTGCCagtcctgccagccctgtggcCCGACCccgctggccagcagctgcaacgagccctgttgcaggcagtgccaggactCCGTCGTCGTCATCCAGCCCTCCGCCGTGGTGGtgaccctgcccggccccatcctcagctccttcccgcagAACACCGCCGTGGGCTCCTCCACCTCCGCTGCCgttggcagcatcctcagctgtGAGGGAGTGCCCATCAACTCCGGGGGCTTTGACCTCTCCTGCATCACCAGCCGCTACTGCGGCAGCAGGTGTCGCCCCTGCTAA
- the LOC129734384 gene encoding feather keratin Cos1-2-like, which translates to MEAIVHCDQGNHTSMSCCSPCQPCQPCGPTPLASSCNEPCCRQCQSSNIVIEPSPVVVTLPGPILSSFPQNTIVGSSTSAAVGSILSCEGVPINSGGFDLSCITSRYCGSRCPPC; encoded by the exons ATGGAAGCCATTGTACACTGTGATCAAGGCAATCACACAT ccatgtcctgctgcagcccgtgccagccctgccagccctgcggcCCGACCccgctggccagcagctgcaacgagccctgttGCAGGCAGTGCCAGAGCTCCAACATCGTCATCGAGCCTTCTCCAGTGGTGGtgaccctgcccggccccatcctcagctccttcccgcagAACACCATTGTGGGCTCCTCCACCTCCGCTGCCgttggcagcatcctcagctgtGAGGGAGTGCCCATCAACTCCGGGGGCTTTGACCTCTCCTGCATCACCAGCCGCTACTGCGGCAGCAGATGTCCTCCATGCTAA
- the LOC129734379 gene encoding feather keratin Cos1-2-like, whose protein sequence is MSCCNPCQSCQPCGPTPLASSCNEPCCRQCQDSVVVIQPSAVVVTLPGPILSSFPQNTAVGSSTSAAVGSILSCEGVPINSGGFDLSCITSRYCGSRCRPC, encoded by the coding sequence ATGTCCTGCTGCAACCCGTGCCagtcctgccagccctgtggcCCGACCccgctggccagcagctgcaacgagccctgttgcaggcagtgccaggactCCGTCGTCGTCATCCAGCCCTCCGCCGTGGTGGtgaccctgcccggccccatcctcagctccttcccgcagAACACCGCCGTGGGCTCCTCCACCTCCGCTGCCgttggcagcatcctcagctgtGAGGGAGTGCCCATCAACTCCGGGGGCTTTGACCTCTCCTGCATCACCAGCCGCTACTGCGGCAGCAGGTGTCGCCCCTGCTAA
- the LOC129734369 gene encoding feather keratin Cos2-2-like: protein MPCHYRGCFRSLAACRKIAAYAAAALALRQRGASIKASPTDGSLSRFRHLLLLGNQVHLQPQAMSCCNPCQPCQPCGPTPLASSCNEPCVRQCQSSNIVIQPSAVVVTLPGPILSSFPQNTAVGSSTSAAVGSILSCEGVPINSGGFDLSCITSRYCGSRCRPC from the exons ATGCCATGTCATTACCGGGGATGTTTCCGTTCATTAGCAGCATGCCGGAAAATTGCTGCTTATGCAGCGGCTGCCTTGGCCCTGAGGCAGCGTGGGGCCAGTATAAAAGCCAGCCCAACTGATGGCTCTCTCAGCCGCTTCCGTCACCTCCTTCTCCTTGGGAACCAG gtgcacctccagccccaagccatgtcctgctgcaacccgtgccagccctgccagccctgcggcCCGACCccgctggccagcagctgcaacgagccctgtgTCAGGCAGTGCCAGAGCTCCAACATCGTCATCCAGCCCTCTGCCGTGGTGGtgaccctgcccggccccatcctcagctccttcccgcagAACACCGCCGTGGGCTCCTCCACCTCCGCTGCCgttggcagcatcctcagctgtGAGGGAGTGCCCATCAACTCCGGGGGCTTTGACCTCTCCTGCATCACCAGCCGCTACTGCGGCAGCAGGTGTCGCCCCTGCTAA
- the LOC129734391 gene encoding feather keratin Cos1-2-like yields MSCCNPCQPCQPCGPTPLASSCNEPCVRQCQSSNIVIQPSAVVVTLPGPILSSFPQNTAVGSSTSAAVGSILSSEGVPINSGGFDLSCITSRYCGSRCRPC; encoded by the coding sequence atgtcctgctgcaacccgtgccagccctgccagccctgcggcCCGACCccgctggccagcagctgcaacgagccctgtgTCAGGCAGTGCCAGAGCTCCAACATCGTCATCCAGCCCTCCGCCGTGGTGGtgaccctgcccggccccatcctcagctccttcccgcagAACACCGCCGTGGGCTCCTCCACCTCCGCTGCCgttggcagcatcctcagctctgAGGGAGTGCCCATCAACTCTGGGGGCTTTGATCTCTCCTGCATCACCAGCCGCTACTGCGGCAGCAGGTGTCGCCCCTGCTAA
- the LOC129734392 gene encoding feather keratin Cos1-2-like encodes MPCHYRGCFRSLAACRKIAAYAAAALALRQRGASIKASPTDGSLSRFRHLLLLGNQVHLQPQAMSCCNPCQSCQPCGPTPLASSCNEPCCRQCQDSVVVIQPSAVVVTLPGPILSSFPQNTAVGSSTSAAVGSILSCEGVPINSGGFDLSCITSRYCGSRCRPC; translated from the exons ATGCCATGTCATTACCGGGGATGTTTCCGTTCATTAGCAGCATGCCGGAAAATTGCTGCTTATGCAGCGGCTGCCTTGGCCCTGAGGCAGCGTGGGGCCAGTATAAAAGCCAGCCCAACTGATGGCTCTCTCAGCCGCTTCCGTCACCTCCTTCTCCTTGGGAACCAG gtgcacctccagccccaagccATGTCCTGCTGCAACCCGTGCCagtcctgccagccctgcggcCCGACCccgctggccagcagctgcaacgagccctgttgcaggcagtgccaggactCCGTCGTCGTCATCCAGCCCTCCGCCGTGGTGGtgaccctgcccggccccatcctcagctccttcccgcagAACACCGCCGTGGGCTCCTCCACCTCCGCTGCCgttggcagcatcctcagctgtGAGGGAGTGCCCATCAACTCCGGGGGCTTTGACCTCTCCTGCATCACCAGCCGCTACTGCGGCAGCAGGTGTCGCCCCTGCTAA
- the LOC102058527 gene encoding feather keratin Cos1-2 translates to MSCCSPCQPCQPCGPTPLASSCNEPCCRQCQSSNIVIEPSPVVVTLPGPILSSFPQNTAVGSSTSAAVGSILSCEGVPINSGGFDLSCITSRYCGSRCRPC, encoded by the coding sequence atgtcctgctgcagcccgtgccagccctgccagccctgcggcCCGACCccgctggccagcagctgcaacgagccctgttGCAGGCAGTGCCAGAGCTCCAACATCGTCATCGAGCCTTCTCCAGTGGTGGtgaccctgcccggccccatcctcagctccttcccgcagAACACCGCCGTGGGCTCCTCCACCTCCGCTGCCgttggcagcatcctcagctgtGAGGGAGTGCCCATCAACTCCGGGGGCTTTGACCTCTCCTGCATCACCAGCCGCTACTGCGGCAGCAGGTGTCGCCCCTGCTAA